A genomic stretch from Halopiger aswanensis includes:
- a CDS encoding ubiquitin-like small modifier protein 1, translating into MATEWKLFADLAERAGDKHVTVDAAPGDTVRDALDALLTDRPELEGRVLDEEGDGLRSQINVLRNGTNVREEEGLETELEEGDELALFPPVSGG; encoded by the coding sequence ATGGCCACCGAGTGGAAACTCTTCGCCGACCTCGCCGAACGGGCGGGCGACAAACACGTAACCGTCGACGCGGCGCCCGGCGACACCGTCAGGGACGCGCTCGACGCCCTCCTCACTGACCGGCCCGAACTCGAGGGCCGCGTGCTCGACGAGGAAGGGGACGGGCTCCGATCCCAGATCAACGTCCTGCGCAACGGCACGAACGTCCGCGAGGAAGAAGGCCTCGAGACGGAGCTCGAGGAGGGCGACGAACTGGCGCTGTTCCCGCCGGTCAGCGGCGGATAG